From Uloborus diversus isolate 005 chromosome 8, Udiv.v.3.1, whole genome shotgun sequence, a single genomic window includes:
- the LOC129228353 gene encoding uncharacterized protein LOC129228353 encodes MVWSAIAYDAKSPLVFINGALTGQRYVQEILQPVALPFLSTRVRPLFQQDNARPHIAAVSRACLQGLDSMERPAYSRDLSPIENVWDAMGRDVNTPPVPRNLPELRNKVKAAWDRLPQDFIKNLLRFVTKTISMLYSE; translated from the coding sequence ATGGTGTGGAGCGCAATTGCATATGATGCAAAATCACCTCTAGTGTTCATTAACGGTGCTTTGACCGGCCAACGTTACGTTCAAGAGATCCTGCAGCCAGTTGCTTTGCCATTCCTGAGCACCCGTGTTCGGCCGCTATTCCAACAAGACAACGCTCGACCCCATATTGCTGCCGTCTCTAGAGCTTGTCTTCAAGGCCTAGACAGCATGGAGCGGCCAGCATATTCACGAGACCTGTCCCCAATCGAGAATGTGTGGGATGCCATGGGACGAGATGTCAACACTCCACCCGTACCTCGAAATCTGCCGGAACTCCGTAACAAAGTTAAAGCAGCATGGGATAGACTACCACAGGACTTCATTAAGAACCTTTTACGATTCGTTACCAAGACGATTAGCATGTTGTATTCGGAATAA